From the genome of Colletotrichum higginsianum IMI 349063 chromosome 4, whole genome shotgun sequence, one region includes:
- a CDS encoding DNA photolyase, whose product MPPKQKRKSAPAAESSDSGRKRIKTDEEQNGRDRDRDPLRRPHPFHTDAEKHGIVLRKFYPHEMSNDRARAYNNDELPKPIQELTSALEDTSTARKAVKPKKAVVHWFKMDLRTADNRSLSLASEKAKEAGVPLIAMFIISPQDYEAHLTAPIRVDFMLRTLHVLREDLSKLDIPLYVETVDKRKTIPDRIAGLMDQWGASHLFANMEYEVDELRREAKMVRMFADRGLSYEVLHDTCVVPPGQLASGTGKQYAVYSPWFRTWVRHVHENLDLLELYDPPARNPSSARESFSKLFDSEIPDEVAGRELDNDEQKKRFRAFWPAGEHEARSRLEKFCEEKVGQYHNKRNIPHEPGTSNLSVHLASGTISSRTCVRYARDRNKTKKLDAGIEGIRVWISEVAWRDFYKHVLVNWPYVWYVWMDARLCLSLSLLVSLSLSLFRRNRNVMIADQPGHSMNKPFKPEYANIEWSYDMDDFKAWCAGKTGFPIVDAAMRQMNAMGWMHNRCRMIVACFLAKDLLIDWRMGERYFMEQLIDGDFASNNGGWGFSASVGVDPQPYFRIFNPLLQSEKFDPDGEYIRKWVPELKGVKGKAIHDPYGRGAGPQAKKAGYPEQMVEHKSCRERALSAYKYGIGRDDL is encoded by the coding sequence atgccACCCAAGCAGAAGCGCAAGTCGGCACCCGCTGCAGAGTCCAGCGACtcggggaggaagaggatcAAGACGGATGAGGAGCAGAatggccgagatcgagatCGAGATCCTTTGCGCCGGCCGCACCCGTTTCACACAGACGCCGAGAAGCACGGCATCGTCCTCCGCAAGTTCTACCCTCACGAGATGAGCAACGACCGCGCACGCGCCTACAACAATGACGAACTCCCCAAACCCATCCAAGAGCTCACCTCGGCGCTCGAGGACACGTCCACGGCGCGAAAGGCTGTCAAACCGAAAAAGGCCGTCGTGCACTGGTTCAAGATGGACCTGCGGACGGCAGACAACCGATCGCTCTCCCTTGCGAGCgaaaaggccaaggaggcagGGGTTCCGCTGATCGCCATGTTTATCATCAGCCCCCAGGACTACGAGGCACATCTCACGGCTCCCATCCGCGTCGACTTCATGCTGAGGACCCTGCATGTTCTGAGGGAGGACCTGTCCAAGCTGGACATCCCGCTCTATGTCGAGACGGTCGACAAGCGCAAGACGATCCCTGACAGGATTGCAGGGCTCATGGATCAATGGGGAGCCAGCCATTTGTTTGCCAATATGGAgtacgaggtcgacgagctccgaCGGGAGGCCAAGATGGTCCGTATGTTTGCCGACAGGGGCCTCTCGTACGAGGTCCTGCACGATACGTGCGTCGTCCCTCCCGGCCAACTCGCCAGCGGAACAGGCAAACAGTACGCCGTCTACTCTCCCTGGTTCCGGACCTGGGTCCGCCATGTTCACGAGAACCTGGACCTTCTCGAGCTGTACGATCCGCCCGCAAGAAACCCTTCCAGCGCTAGGGAGAGCTTCAGCAAGCTGTTTGACTCGGAGATCCCGGACGAGGTTGCGGGCCGGGAgctcgacaacgacgagcaAAAGAAGCGCTTTCGTGCCTtctggccggccggcgagcaCGAGGCGCGAAGCCGCCTGGAGAAGTTCTGCGAGGAAAAGGTCGGCCAGTACCACAACAAACGCAATATCCCCCACGAACCCGGGACTTCGAATCTCTCAGTGCACCTTGCCAGCGGAACCATCAGCTCGAGGACCTGTGTGCGGTATGCGCGTGACCGGAACAAGaccaagaagctcgacgcGGGCATCGAGGGAATCCGTGTGTGGATAAGCGAGGTGGCCTGGCGGGACTTTTACAAGCACGTCCTGGTGAACTGGCCATACGTCTGGTATGTTTGGATGGATGCCCGCCTttgtctctccctctccctcctcgtatccctctccctctccctcttccgtCGCAACCGCAACGTCATGATCGCTGACCAGCCCGGCCACAGCATGAACAAACCCTTCAAGCCCGAGTACGCAAACATCGAATGGTCTTACGACATGGACGACTTCAAGGCCTGGTGCGCCGGCAAGACGGGCTTCcccatcgtcgacgccgccatgcGCCAGATGAACGCAATGGGATGGATGCATAACCGGTGTCGCATGATCGTCGCCTGCTTCCTTGCAAAGGACCTCCTCATTGACTGGCGCATGGGCGAGCGCTACTTCATGGAGCAACTCATTGACGGCGACTTTGCCTCCAACAATGGCGGCTGGGGCTTCTCCGCCAGCGTCGGTGTCGATCCCCAACCCTACTTTCGGATCTTCAACCCACTGCTGCAGAGCGAGAAGTTCGACCCCGACGGCGAGTACATCCGGAAGTGGGTGCCTGAGCTCAAGggcgtcaagggcaaggccaTTCATGACCCTTACGGCCGCGGTGCCGGACCgcaggcgaagaaggccgggtATCCTGAGCAGATGGTTGAGCACAAGAGCTGTCGTGAGCGCGCCTTGTCTGCGTACAAGTACGGCATCGGAAGAGACGACTTGTAG